A genomic stretch from Antarcticibacterium flavum includes:
- the dapB gene encoding 4-hydroxy-tetrahydrodipicolinate reductase produces the protein MKIALLGYGKMGKTIEKIAIERGHEIVIRSTGNIKEQDLLLADVAIDFSVPTAAFENITGCFKSKVPVISGTTGWLEDYGKAVEICKSEDGSFLYASNFSIGVNLFFELNRNLAKLISPFREYEVDIEEIHHTQKLDAPSGTAITLAEQIIDNSSKKGWQLDNAGEDEIKITAKRIEDVPGTHTISYRSPVDTIEIKHTAHSRQGFALGAVIAAEWIKDKKGIFTMKDVLSIG, from the coding sequence ATGAAGATAGCATTGCTTGGCTACGGAAAAATGGGAAAAACCATTGAAAAGATAGCCATAGAACGCGGCCACGAAATTGTAATTAGATCCACCGGAAACATCAAGGAGCAGGATCTTTTACTGGCCGATGTAGCAATAGACTTTAGTGTTCCCACTGCAGCATTTGAGAATATCACCGGGTGTTTTAAAAGTAAAGTTCCTGTGATAAGCGGGACTACAGGCTGGCTGGAAGATTATGGCAAGGCAGTTGAAATTTGTAAAAGTGAAGATGGTTCTTTTCTCTATGCTTCCAACTTTAGTATTGGTGTAAATCTATTCTTCGAACTTAACAGGAATCTCGCAAAGCTTATTTCCCCTTTCAGGGAATATGAGGTAGATATAGAAGAGATACACCACACTCAAAAACTGGATGCTCCCAGCGGTACTGCAATAACCCTGGCTGAACAAATTATTGACAACTCCTCAAAAAAGGGTTGGCAGCTTGATAATGCAGGTGAGGATGAGATCAAGATAACAGCAAAAAGGATTGAGGATGTCCCGGGAACCCACACAATTTCCTACAGGTCCCCTGTTGATACCATCGAGATTAAACACACAGCCCATTCAAGACAGGGTTTTGCCCTTGGAGCAGTTATAGCAGCCGAATGGATAAAAGATAAAAAAGGGATCTTTACCATGAAAGATGTTCTTTCCATTGGGTAA
- a CDS encoding DUF5683 domain-containing protein: MRLKKHLSAIILLLLPLFINAQEDTLAIPPVPPPVEAMVEEQQPEQDYLDYDPLAPARAAFYSAILPGLGQAYNKKYWKIPIAYAGLGVGIYFYIDNDQKYDRYRSIYKRRLEGHRDDEFIRNDGVELVTNDGLIRAQRFYARNKEISLLVTVGIYALNIIDANVDAHLAQFNVSEDLSLRPSVNFDEFTGKTGYGLSLNLNF; the protein is encoded by the coding sequence GTGAGGCTTAAAAAACACCTTTCGGCAATAATTTTGTTGCTGTTGCCCTTATTTATAAATGCACAGGAAGATACCCTTGCTATTCCTCCCGTACCTCCACCCGTAGAGGCTATGGTAGAAGAACAGCAGCCGGAGCAGGATTATCTGGATTATGATCCCCTGGCGCCTGCAAGGGCCGCATTTTATTCAGCCATTCTTCCCGGCCTTGGACAGGCATATAATAAAAAATACTGGAAAATTCCTATTGCGTACGCAGGATTGGGAGTGGGTATCTATTTCTATATTGACAATGATCAGAAGTATGACCGTTACCGTTCAATATATAAGAGAAGGCTGGAAGGTCACCGGGATGATGAGTTCATTCGAAATGACGGCGTGGAACTGGTGACAAATGATGGATTGATCCGTGCCCAGCGCTTTTATGCCCGTAACAAGGAAATATCCCTGCTGGTTACAGTTGGAATTTATGCCCTCAACATTATTGACGCCAACGTTGATGCCCATTTGGCGCAGTTTAACGTGAGCGAGGACCTTTCTTTACGACCATCAGTCAACTTTGATGAATTTACGGGTAAGACCGGATATGGTCTTTCCCTCAATTTAAATTTTTAG
- a CDS encoding ParB/RepB/Spo0J family partition protein, producing the protein MAKATRKQVLGRGLSALLKDPEQDIKSAEDKNADKLVGHIVELELTSIEVNPFQPRTSFNEESLRELASSIKELGVIQPITVRKLEFNKYQLVSGERRFRASKLIGLETIPAYIRIANDQESLEMALVENIQRQDLDPIEIALSYQRLIDEINLTQEQLSERVGKNRSTIANYLRLLKLDPIIQTGMRDGFLSMGHGRALINIEDPQVQLDIYEKILERSLSVRDTEKLVREISGATPAKAAAKTKPMPTEFKKGIKEFTDYLGTKVDIKVAAKGKGKLIIPFNSEEDFNRIKKLIQGEA; encoded by the coding sequence ATGGCGAAAGCTACCAGAAAACAAGTTTTAGGGAGAGGACTTTCAGCTTTGCTGAAGGATCCTGAACAGGATATAAAAAGTGCTGAGGATAAGAATGCAGATAAACTTGTAGGCCATATTGTGGAACTGGAACTTACTTCTATTGAAGTGAACCCTTTCCAGCCAAGAACAAGTTTTAATGAAGAATCCCTTCGGGAGCTGGCTTCTTCGATTAAGGAACTGGGAGTTATACAGCCTATTACCGTAAGGAAGCTGGAATTCAACAAATATCAGTTAGTATCGGGAGAACGACGTTTTCGCGCATCCAAGCTAATTGGACTTGAGACAATCCCGGCCTATATAAGGATCGCCAATGATCAGGAGTCCCTGGAAATGGCCCTTGTTGAGAATATACAACGGCAGGACCTTGATCCTATTGAGATCGCATTATCCTACCAAAGATTAATAGACGAGATCAACCTCACCCAGGAGCAGTTGAGTGAAAGGGTGGGAAAAAACCGGTCTACTATTGCCAATTACCTTAGATTATTGAAACTGGATCCTATCATTCAAACAGGAATGAGGGATGGCTTTTTGTCCATGGGACATGGACGGGCGCTAATTAATATAGAGGACCCCCAAGTACAGCTTGATATTTATGAAAAGATCCTGGAGAGATCTCTCTCTGTACGGGATACTGAAAAACTGGTAAGGGAAATAAGCGGGGCAACCCCTGCAAAGGCAGCTGCCAAAACCAAACCGATGCCTACGGAATTTAAAAAAGGCATTAAGGAGTTCACAGATTATCTTGGAACCAAAGTAGATATAAAAGTGGCAGCCAAAGGAAAAGGAAAATTAATAATTCCTTTTAATTCTGAAGAAGATTTCAACCGCATTAAAAAACTAATCCAGGGTGAGGCTTAA
- a CDS encoding ParA family protein, which produces MGKIIAIANQKGGVGKTTTSVNLAASLGVLEKKVLLIDADPQANATSGLGINVEEVELGTYQLLEHSIKAEEAIMKTNSPNLDIIPAHIDLVAIEIELVDQDEREYMLKKAIEHLKESYDYILIDCAPSLGLLTLNALTASDSVIIPIQCEYFALEGLGKLLNTIKSVQKIHNKTLDIEGLLLTMYDSRLRLSNQVVEEVQKHFNEMVFTTIIQRNVRLSEAPSYGESIINYDAGSKGATNYLSLAHEIIKKNS; this is translated from the coding sequence ATGGGTAAAATCATTGCTATTGCAAACCAAAAGGGAGGGGTAGGAAAAACTACCACTTCCGTGAATCTGGCGGCTTCCCTGGGAGTTCTTGAGAAAAAAGTACTATTGATAGATGCAGACCCCCAGGCCAACGCGACTTCAGGTCTTGGAATCAATGTAGAAGAGGTAGAGTTGGGTACTTATCAACTTCTGGAACACTCCATAAAAGCTGAAGAAGCAATTATGAAGACCAACTCCCCTAACCTGGATATCATCCCTGCCCATATAGACCTTGTTGCTATTGAAATTGAACTGGTAGACCAGGATGAGCGGGAATATATGCTTAAGAAGGCCATAGAGCATCTTAAGGAAAGTTATGATTATATTCTTATAGATTGCGCCCCCTCGCTGGGATTACTTACCCTTAATGCCTTAACAGCATCAGATTCTGTTATAATACCCATCCAATGTGAATATTTCGCGCTGGAAGGTCTGGGAAAATTGCTCAATACAATTAAAAGCGTACAGAAGATCCATAACAAGACCCTGGATATAGAAGGTTTATTGCTAACAATGTATGATTCCCGTCTTAGATTATCCAACCAGGTGGTGGAAGAGGTGCAAAAACACTTTAATGAGATGGTATTCACAACAATCATTCAAAGAAATGTGCGTTTAAGTGAAGCCCCAAGTTATGGTGAGAGTATTATTAATTATGACGCGGGAAGTAAAGGTGCGACCAATTATTTGAGCCTGGCGCACGAAATTATCAAGAAAAACTCATAG
- a CDS encoding SDR family oxidoreductase, translating into MDYTKKMLRDDALKGKTIVVTGGGSGLGKAMSTYFLELGANVVITSRNIEKLENTAKELEEKTGGTVLPVQCDVRNYDEVEAMVKASVEKFGVVNGLLNNAAGNFISPTERLSANAFDTIIDIVLKGSKNCTLAFGKHWIDKKEKDKTVLNIVTTYAWTGSAYVVPSATAKAGVLAMTRSLAVEWAKYGIRSNAIAPGPFPTKGAWDRLLPGDLKEKFDLAKKVPLKRVGEHQELANLAAYLVSDFSAYVNGEVITIDGGEWLKGAGQFNLLEAIPEEMWDQLEAMIKSKKRES; encoded by the coding sequence ATGGACTATACAAAAAAAATGCTTAGAGACGACGCTTTAAAAGGCAAAACCATAGTAGTAACAGGTGGCGGGAGCGGCCTTGGTAAGGCGATGAGCACTTATTTCCTGGAACTGGGAGCCAATGTGGTGATCACCTCCAGGAACATAGAAAAACTGGAAAATACTGCCAAAGAGCTGGAAGAAAAAACCGGAGGCACAGTTTTGCCCGTGCAATGTGATGTGCGGAATTATGACGAAGTGGAGGCGATGGTGAAAGCTTCAGTAGAAAAATTTGGAGTGGTTAACGGCTTGCTGAACAATGCCGCAGGAAATTTTATCTCTCCTACAGAACGTCTAAGCGCTAATGCTTTTGATACTATCATAGATATTGTTTTAAAAGGAAGTAAGAACTGCACCCTTGCATTTGGAAAGCACTGGATTGATAAAAAGGAAAAAGATAAAACCGTACTTAACATCGTAACCACCTACGCCTGGACAGGATCTGCCTACGTTGTTCCAAGTGCCACAGCAAAAGCAGGGGTACTTGCAATGACACGATCCCTCGCAGTGGAATGGGCAAAATATGGAATAAGATCCAACGCAATCGCCCCCGGCCCCTTCCCTACCAAAGGTGCCTGGGACAGGCTTCTTCCGGGCGACCTTAAAGAAAAATTCGACCTCGCCAAAAAAGTACCGCTAAAGCGTGTGGGCGAGCACCAGGAACTGGCAAACCTCGCGGCATATCTGGTTTCAGATTTTTCTGCTTATGTAAATGGAGAAGTGATCACCATAGACGGCGGAGAATGGCTTAAAGGTGCAGGACAATTCAACTTACTCGAAGCAATCCCGGAGGAAATGTGGGACCAGCTGGAAGCGATGATCAAATCGAAGAAGAGGGAATCGTAA
- the scpA gene encoding methylmalonyl-CoA mutase, which yields MSRKDLQNISLKKSISAESGQISNERFETAEEISLKPEYSKEDIAEAEHLNFAAGIPPYLRGPYSTMYVSRPWTIRQYAGFSTAEESNAFYRRNLAAGQKGLSVAFDLPTHRGYDSDHERVVGDVGKAGVAIDSVEDMKILFDQIPLDKMSVSMTMNGAVLPIMAFYIVAAEEQGVKPEMLSGTIQNDILKEFMVRNTYIYPPTPSMKIISDIFEFTSKNMPRFNSISISGYHMQEAGATAEIELAYTLADGLEYIRKGIEAGMDIDTFAPRLSFFWGIGMNHFMEIAKMRAARMLWAKLVKQFHPKNEKSLALRTHSQTSGWSLTEQDPFNNVARTCIEAAAAAFGGTQSLHTNALDEAIALPTDFSARIARNTQLYLQQETNITRTVDPWAGSYYVESLTHDIAQKAWKLIEEVEGLGGMTKAIEAGIPKMRIEEAAARKQARIDSETDIIVGTNKYRLDKEDPLVTLEVDNQTVRLQQVERLERIKKERNTENVKNTLQALTTAAKTGEGNLLALAVDAARERATLGEISDALEEVYGRYKAKIQSFSGVYSKEMKDNTSFHKARELADKFAEQDGRRPRIMIAKMGQDGHDRGAKVVATGYADLGFDVDIGPLFQTPAEAAKQAVENDVHILGVSSLAAGHKTLVPQVIEELKRLDRKDIMVIVGGVIPSQDYQYLFDAGAVAVFGPGTKISEAAIQLLEILID from the coding sequence ATGTCTCGTAAAGACCTTCAAAATATAAGCCTGAAAAAATCGATTTCTGCAGAATCCGGACAAATATCCAATGAGAGATTTGAGACTGCAGAAGAGATCTCTTTAAAACCCGAATATTCGAAAGAGGATATAGCAGAAGCAGAACATTTGAATTTTGCAGCCGGGATCCCTCCTTATCTGCGCGGGCCTTACAGCACTATGTATGTAAGCAGGCCCTGGACCATACGGCAATACGCGGGATTCTCAACTGCTGAAGAAAGCAATGCCTTTTACCGCCGTAACCTGGCGGCAGGTCAAAAAGGTCTTTCTGTAGCTTTTGATCTTCCTACACACCGCGGGTATGACAGTGATCACGAGCGTGTAGTTGGAGATGTGGGAAAAGCCGGAGTGGCGATAGACTCTGTAGAGGATATGAAGATACTTTTCGACCAGATCCCGCTTGATAAAATGAGTGTCTCCATGACAATGAATGGAGCCGTTCTACCAATAATGGCTTTTTATATAGTAGCTGCAGAGGAACAGGGGGTAAAACCCGAAATGTTATCCGGGACCATTCAAAATGATATTTTAAAGGAGTTTATGGTGAGGAATACTTACATCTACCCTCCTACTCCTTCGATGAAGATTATTTCAGATATTTTTGAATTTACATCTAAGAATATGCCTCGCTTTAACAGCATAAGTATCTCGGGATACCATATGCAGGAAGCCGGAGCTACCGCAGAAATTGAACTTGCATATACCCTGGCCGATGGGTTGGAATACATTCGCAAAGGCATTGAAGCGGGTATGGATATAGATACCTTCGCGCCCCGTTTATCCTTTTTCTGGGGAATTGGAATGAACCATTTTATGGAGATCGCCAAAATGAGGGCCGCAAGAATGTTGTGGGCAAAGCTGGTGAAACAGTTCCATCCTAAAAATGAAAAATCCCTGGCGCTGCGTACGCATTCCCAAACCAGCGGATGGAGTTTAACAGAGCAGGATCCTTTCAACAACGTTGCCCGTACCTGTATCGAAGCGGCCGCGGCAGCCTTTGGAGGAACTCAAAGCCTTCATACAAATGCACTGGATGAAGCCATCGCCCTGCCAACAGATTTTTCAGCAAGAATTGCAAGAAATACGCAATTATACCTCCAACAGGAAACCAATATTACCCGTACGGTGGATCCATGGGCCGGAAGCTATTATGTTGAAAGCCTCACCCACGACATCGCTCAAAAAGCCTGGAAACTGATTGAAGAGGTTGAAGGTCTTGGCGGTATGACAAAAGCGATTGAAGCCGGAATTCCTAAAATGAGAATAGAAGAGGCAGCTGCAAGAAAGCAGGCTCGCATAGACAGTGAAACCGATATTATTGTAGGGACAAACAAGTACAGGCTCGATAAAGAAGATCCGCTTGTGACCCTGGAGGTAGATAACCAAACGGTGCGCTTACAACAGGTGGAAAGACTTGAAAGAATAAAAAAAGAGCGAAATACTGAAAATGTAAAAAATACCCTGCAGGCACTTACAACTGCCGCGAAAACGGGTGAGGGAAATTTGCTGGCACTGGCTGTGGATGCTGCAAGAGAAAGAGCTACCTTAGGAGAAATAAGTGACGCCCTGGAAGAAGTTTATGGCAGGTACAAAGCAAAAATTCAATCTTTTAGCGGGGTTTATTCAAAAGAAATGAAAGACAATACCTCTTTTCATAAAGCACGGGAACTGGCAGATAAGTTTGCAGAACAGGATGGCCGCCGTCCACGAATTATGATAGCAAAAATGGGACAGGATGGCCACGATCGTGGTGCCAAGGTAGTGGCAACAGGGTATGCCGATCTTGGTTTTGATGTGGATATTGGTCCGCTATTCCAAACTCCTGCCGAGGCAGCGAAACAGGCAGTAGAAAATGATGTGCATATACTTGGTGTCTCCTCCCTGGCTGCAGGACATAAAACCCTGGTTCCCCAGGTGATTGAAGAACTCAAAAGGCTGGATAGGAAAGATATTATGGTGATCGTTGGCGGGGTGATCCCTTCCCAGGATTACCAGTACCTTTTTGATGCAGGAGCCGTAGCAGTCTTTGGACCCGGCACTAAAATTAGTGAAGCGGCAATTCAATTACTCGAAATTTTAATTGACTAA